One Paludisphaera rhizosphaerae genomic window carries:
- a CDS encoding DUF1501 domain-containing protein, translating into MIVDLLQITQEMNRRLFLSRSGLGLGSMALASLMGTAAGASDAKPAAAPGPSGGLPGLPHFPAKAKRVIYLFQSGAPSQIDLFDHKPAIRERRGIELPESIRMGQRITTMTSGQKSLPIAPSIFNFAQHGESGAWISELLPHTSKIVDDVCIVRSMQTEAINHDPAVTFVQTGSQLAGRPSMGAWVAYGLGSLNQDLPAFVVLLSRGRTDQPLYDRLWGSEFLPTRYQGVKLRGGKEPVLYLANPSGFSPQLRRRQLDDLGELNNLHHQETGDPETLTRIAQYELAYRMQSSVPELTDLSNEPKSVTDLYGPDVQRPGSYAANCLLARRLAERGVRFIQLYHMGWDQHTDLPNQIRAQCRDTDQASAALLLDLKQRGLLDDTLIVWGGEFGRTIYSQGALTATTYGRDHHPRCFTVWLAGGGIKPGLVHGETDDFSYNIVKDPVEVYDLNATILHLLGIDHTRLTYKFQGRDFRLTDVHGKVVRPILA; encoded by the coding sequence ATGATCGTGGACCTACTCCAGATCACGCAGGAGATGAACCGCCGGCTATTCCTGAGCCGATCGGGATTGGGCCTCGGATCGATGGCGCTGGCATCGCTCATGGGGACAGCGGCGGGAGCGTCGGACGCAAAGCCAGCGGCCGCTCCTGGCCCATCGGGCGGACTTCCCGGACTGCCTCACTTCCCCGCAAAGGCGAAGCGAGTCATCTACCTGTTCCAGTCCGGCGCCCCGTCTCAGATCGATCTGTTCGACCACAAGCCGGCCATCCGTGAGCGTCGGGGAATCGAACTCCCCGAATCAATCCGCATGGGTCAGCGGATCACCACGATGACCTCGGGCCAGAAGAGCCTCCCGATCGCGCCTTCGATTTTCAACTTCGCGCAGCACGGCGAGAGCGGGGCGTGGATCAGCGAGTTGCTGCCGCACACCTCGAAGATCGTGGACGACGTCTGCATCGTCCGCTCGATGCAGACCGAGGCGATCAACCACGACCCGGCCGTGACCTTCGTCCAGACGGGTTCTCAGCTAGCCGGCCGGCCGAGCATGGGGGCCTGGGTCGCCTACGGTTTGGGGAGCCTTAACCAGGACCTGCCTGCGTTCGTCGTGCTCCTCTCGCGCGGACGGACCGACCAGCCGCTCTATGACCGCCTCTGGGGAAGCGAGTTCCTTCCGACTCGGTACCAGGGAGTGAAGCTCCGCGGCGGCAAGGAGCCGGTCCTCTACCTCGCCAACCCCTCCGGCTTCTCGCCTCAACTACGGCGGCGGCAACTCGACGACCTAGGCGAGTTGAACAACCTGCACCACCAGGAGACGGGAGACCCCGAGACGCTCACGAGGATCGCCCAGTACGAGTTGGCCTACCGGATGCAGTCGTCCGTCCCCGAGTTGACGGACCTGAGCAACGAGCCGAAGTCCGTGACCGACCTCTACGGCCCGGACGTGCAGCGACCTGGCAGTTACGCCGCGAACTGCCTGCTGGCGAGAAGGCTCGCCGAGCGCGGAGTCCGCTTCATCCAGCTCTATCACATGGGATGGGACCAGCACACCGACCTTCCCAACCAGATCCGCGCTCAGTGTCGCGACACCGACCAGGCGTCCGCGGCGCTTCTGCTCGACCTGAAACAGCGTGGATTGCTGGACGACACCCTGATCGTCTGGGGAGGCGAATTCGGCCGAACCATCTACAGCCAGGGCGCCCTGACCGCCACCACTTACGGCCGCGACCATCATCCCCGCTGCTTCACCGTCTGGCTGGCCGGAGGCGGGATCAAGCCGGGCCTCGTCCACGGCGAGACCGACGATTTCAGCTACAACATCGTCAAGGATCCGGTGGAGGTCTACGACCTGAACGCCACGATCCTTCACCTGCTGGGAATCGACCACACCCGGCTGACTTACAAGTTCCAGGGGCGCGACTTCCGCCTCACCGACGTCCACGGCAAGGTGGTCAGGCCAATTCTGGCATGA
- a CDS encoding DUF1553 domain-containing protein codes for MPQPRLLVAAFGTVLTFANLIANAQPPAVDFSRDVLPILSENCLLCHGPDAGARKADLRLDVRESALRRKDPIVEPGKAAESELIRRLTTDDADEKMPPAKSGKTLSPGQVATLSKWIDEGAPWGRHWAFEPPHRPDPPSIRQLDRARTPIDRFVLARLEKDGIAPTPEADRTTLIRRLSLDLTGLPPTLTEIDEFLADRLPNAYERLVDRLLASPRYGEAMASDWLDAARYADTNGYQNDFARTMWPWRDWVVAAFNANMPFDRFTLEQIAGDRLPNPSLAQKIATGFNRNNRTVTEAGSIDEEWRIENAIDRVETTSTVFLGLTMGCARCHDHKYDPVSQREFYQFLGFFNDVNEKGVYTETRGNVPPLVAVPSPEQQARQQQLNADLVEATRAVEECEKKLAERQGAWEEHVRREAPPSEPSDWTLQVPLNGELPATSTYRGKGVPTWVDGPLKSALALDGEPESFVEAAPGVELQAESPFTIAFWVRPLGDGACLSKMDESAAFRGYDVCILGGRLTVHVINNWPSDAIKIRSKAPLPKTSWSHVAVTYDGSKKAAGLKILIDGRPVEVEVETDSLKNTIATDQPLRIGRRTASLPFKGELADIRFAARMLSTDDVGALHDHPVIDIARTPEADRTATRRAILARHFQTAVDRELPPLSERLTKLKAEKSEYEKSIPTVMIMEDASERRPLFLLKRGQYDQPDKSQPLAAGVPSCLPPLPEGVGPDRLGLAKWLVAPENPLTARVVVNRIWQRHFGEGLVKSSENFGLQSEPPTHPMLLDWLATELVRNDWSLKSLHRLIVTSATYRQSSRAPAELIQRDPENRLLARGPRFRLGSEAVRDNVLAIAGLLSTRMGGPSVKPYQPAGLWEELAGGAGEGPYVQDKGEGLYRRSLYIYRKRTVPHPVMSTFDAPSREICQVKRARTNTPLQALELLNDVVYVEAARNLATLMLSQGGSTAEDRIAFAFRRATGREPSQTERRVLLASLSRYLEAFRADPASADGFIRQGERTVPAGVDPVELAAYTATAGVVLNLDETITLE; via the coding sequence ATGCCTCAGCCTCGCCTACTCGTCGCCGCCTTCGGGACGGTGCTGACCTTCGCGAATCTCATCGCGAACGCCCAGCCGCCCGCCGTCGACTTCAGCCGCGACGTTCTGCCGATTCTCTCCGAGAACTGCCTCCTCTGCCACGGTCCCGACGCCGGCGCTCGAAAGGCCGACCTGCGCCTGGACGTCCGTGAGAGCGCTCTCCGTCGAAAAGACCCGATCGTCGAGCCTGGCAAGGCGGCGGAGAGCGAGTTGATTCGCCGCCTCACGACCGACGACGCCGACGAGAAGATGCCCCCCGCGAAATCGGGCAAGACGCTCTCGCCCGGCCAGGTCGCGACCCTCTCGAAGTGGATCGACGAGGGAGCCCCCTGGGGCCGCCACTGGGCCTTCGAGCCCCCCCATCGCCCCGATCCGCCCTCGATCCGTCAGCTTGATCGCGCCCGAACCCCGATCGACCGCTTCGTGCTCGCGAGGCTTGAGAAGGACGGGATCGCCCCCACTCCCGAGGCCGACCGGACGACCTTGATCCGTCGCCTGAGCCTCGACCTCACTGGCCTGCCGCCCACCCTCACCGAGATCGACGAGTTCCTCGCCGACCGACTTCCGAACGCCTACGAGCGCCTCGTCGACCGGTTGCTCGCATCGCCCCGATACGGCGAAGCCATGGCCAGCGACTGGCTCGACGCCGCCCGCTACGCCGACACGAACGGCTATCAGAACGACTTCGCCCGCACCATGTGGCCCTGGCGAGACTGGGTCGTCGCCGCCTTCAACGCGAATATGCCCTTCGACCGCTTCACCCTCGAGCAGATCGCCGGCGACAGGCTCCCGAACCCGAGCCTCGCCCAGAAGATCGCCACCGGATTCAACCGCAACAACCGGACCGTCACCGAGGCCGGGTCGATCGACGAGGAGTGGCGAATCGAAAACGCCATCGACCGCGTCGAAACCACCTCAACCGTCTTCCTTGGCCTGACGATGGGTTGCGCCCGCTGTCATGACCACAAGTACGACCCGGTATCCCAGCGCGAGTTCTACCAGTTTCTCGGCTTCTTCAACGACGTCAACGAGAAGGGCGTCTACACCGAGACCCGGGGAAACGTCCCGCCGTTGGTGGCCGTCCCCTCGCCTGAACAACAAGCACGCCAGCAGCAACTGAACGCCGATCTCGTCGAAGCGACGAGGGCCGTCGAGGAATGCGAGAAGAAGCTCGCCGAGCGTCAGGGCGCCTGGGAGGAGCATGTTCGGCGCGAGGCTCCACCGAGCGAGCCGTCCGACTGGACGCTCCAAGTCCCCCTCAACGGAGAACTCCCCGCCACCTCAACCTATCGCGGCAAAGGCGTTCCGACCTGGGTCGACGGTCCTCTGAAGTCAGCCCTGGCGCTCGACGGCGAGCCCGAATCCTTCGTTGAGGCCGCCCCAGGCGTTGAGCTTCAAGCGGAGAGCCCGTTCACGATTGCGTTCTGGGTTCGTCCCCTCGGCGATGGAGCCTGCCTCAGCAAGATGGACGAATCGGCCGCATTCCGGGGCTATGACGTCTGCATCCTCGGCGGCCGGCTCACTGTCCACGTCATCAACAACTGGCCGAGCGATGCGATCAAGATCAGGTCGAAGGCCCCTCTTCCCAAAACCTCCTGGAGCCACGTCGCGGTCACCTATGACGGATCGAAGAAGGCCGCCGGCCTGAAGATTCTCATCGACGGCCGACCAGTGGAGGTTGAGGTCGAAACCGACTCGCTCAAGAACACCATCGCGACGGACCAACCGCTCCGGATTGGACGACGGACCGCCAGCCTCCCATTCAAGGGTGAACTCGCCGACATCCGCTTCGCCGCTCGAATGCTCTCGACGGACGACGTCGGCGCCCTGCACGATCATCCCGTGATCGACATCGCCCGCACGCCCGAAGCCGATCGGACGGCGACTCGCAGGGCGATCCTCGCCCGCCATTTCCAGACGGCCGTCGACCGCGAGCTGCCGCCGCTCTCTGAGCGTCTGACGAAGCTCAAGGCGGAGAAGTCGGAATACGAGAAATCGATCCCAACCGTCATGATCATGGAGGACGCGTCGGAGCGCCGGCCGCTCTTCCTGCTGAAGCGCGGGCAGTACGACCAGCCGGATAAGTCACAGCCCCTCGCCGCAGGCGTCCCTTCGTGCCTGCCTCCTCTCCCCGAGGGAGTCGGTCCAGATCGGCTGGGGCTGGCGAAATGGCTGGTCGCCCCAGAGAACCCGCTCACCGCCCGGGTCGTCGTGAACCGGATCTGGCAGCGACACTTCGGCGAGGGCCTGGTGAAGTCGTCCGAGAACTTCGGCCTCCAGAGCGAGCCGCCGACCCACCCGATGCTCCTCGACTGGCTGGCGACGGAGTTGGTTCGCAACGATTGGAGCCTGAAGAGCCTGCACCGATTGATCGTCACGAGCGCCACTTACCGGCAGTCGTCCCGGGCTCCGGCCGAGCTCATCCAGCGCGATCCGGAGAACCGACTGCTCGCCCGAGGCCCTCGATTCAGGCTGGGATCCGAGGCCGTTCGCGACAACGTCCTGGCGATCGCGGGGCTCCTCTCAACCCGGATGGGAGGCCCATCCGTGAAGCCCTACCAGCCTGCTGGACTCTGGGAGGAACTCGCGGGAGGCGCGGGGGAAGGCCCCTACGTTCAGGACAAGGGTGAAGGGCTCTACCGTCGAAGCCTCTACATCTACCGAAAGCGGACCGTCCCCCACCCGGTCATGTCCACCTTCGACGCGCCCAGCCGCGAGATCTGCCAGGTGAAGCGAGCCCGAACCAACACCCCGTTGCAGGCCCTCGAACTGCTCAACGACGTCGTCTACGTGGAGGCCGCTCGAAACCTCGCCACGCTCATGCTCTCGCAGGGAGGTTCCACGGCGGAGGACCGCATCGCCTTCGCGTTCCGTCGCGCCACGGGCCGGGAACCGAGTCAGACCGAGCGTCGAGTGCTGCTCGCCAGCCTGTCTCGATATCTGGAGGCCTTTCGCGCTGACCCGGCGTCGGCCGACGGTTTCATCCGTCAGGGCGAGAGAACCGTCCCCGCAGGCGTGGATCCAGTCGAACTTGCGGCTTACACCGCCACAGCCGGAGTGGTCCTCAATCTGGACGAGACGATCACGCTCGAATGA
- a CDS encoding gamma carbonic anhydrase family protein, whose amino-acid sequence MSDHSNAKQPRIDPTVFVAPGAIVVGNVQIGVDSSVWYQAVIRGDTESIQIGASTNIQDMTMIHADPGFPCTVGDRVTVGHRAILHGCIVEDGCLIGMGAILLNGAKVGAGSVVGAGALLLEKMEVPPGSLVVGSPARVLRLIGESTRDRMDKSWRHYCELARRHRSGEFPPFQPDASS is encoded by the coding sequence ATGTCCGACCATTCCAACGCGAAGCAACCGCGGATCGATCCCACCGTCTTCGTCGCTCCCGGCGCCATCGTCGTGGGCAACGTTCAGATCGGCGTCGATTCCAGCGTCTGGTATCAGGCCGTGATTCGCGGCGATACGGAGTCGATCCAGATCGGAGCCTCGACCAACATCCAGGACATGACGATGATCCATGCCGACCCGGGATTCCCCTGTACCGTCGGCGACCGGGTCACCGTCGGCCATCGGGCGATCCTTCACGGCTGCATCGTGGAGGACGGTTGTCTCATCGGCATGGGAGCGATCCTGCTCAATGGCGCGAAGGTCGGCGCGGGGTCGGTCGTTGGAGCCGGCGCGTTGTTGCTGGAGAAGATGGAAGTCCCTCCCGGCTCCCTCGTGGTCGGTTCGCCGGCGCGAGTCCTGCGACTGATCGGCGAATCGACCCGCGATCGGATGGACAAGTCCTGGCGGCACTACTGCGAGTTGGCTCGTCGCCATCGATCGGGGGAATTCCCGCCGTTCCAGCCCGATGCGTCCTCATGA
- a CDS encoding thioesterase family protein, which translates to MKQPPRIGLTGEMVVEVVEENCINFADDRMPAVLATPWLVAYLEYVSRDALSACLLENERSVGALVEIEHLAPSPIGSRVTCRARVIHVEGPVVTFRIEAFDEAEPVAKGLHKRRVIDVERFARRVAKKQKPPKS; encoded by the coding sequence ATGAAACAGCCGCCCCGGATCGGCCTGACGGGCGAGATGGTCGTCGAGGTCGTGGAGGAGAACTGCATCAACTTCGCCGACGACCGGATGCCGGCGGTTCTGGCGACCCCCTGGCTGGTCGCCTATCTGGAGTACGTCTCCCGCGATGCGCTCTCGGCCTGTCTCCTGGAGAACGAGCGAAGCGTCGGCGCCTTGGTGGAGATCGAGCATCTCGCCCCGAGCCCGATCGGCTCGCGCGTGACCTGCCGCGCCCGGGTGATTCACGTCGAGGGTCCGGTGGTTACGTTCCGGATCGAGGCGTTCGACGAGGCGGAGCCTGTCGCCAAGGGCCTGCACAAGCGCCGGGTCATTGACGTCGAACGCTTCGCCCGACGTGTCGCGAAGAAGCAGAAGCCACCGAAATCATGA
- a CDS encoding cytochrome-c peroxidase — MTMTRTHWLFVPGLVLLSGMAWVHQSMTVAAGGAPLAAAAQDEPNKPADEDPANPAEFLWQRPDPSLIQDEPLAVVVPTGLPPLAPKTVVPLSNPITKGKYELGRLLYFDPRISLDGTVSCATCHNPDKGWSDGGRTSTGIDGQRGNRNAPTVFNTAFGKNMFWDGRSPSLEGQAQGPMVNPVEMGEQKHEDVVKRLRKIPAYREAFKKVFGTDVTLDGVAKAIATFERVAALSGNSKFDRYVTGDVSALNESEKRGMVLFGLRLDQDDEYKPTVELQKAKCTLCHAGANFTDEEYHNLGVGWDDAKKKHGDPGRWAPEPIGQKADLSLGAFKTPTVRNVALSGPYMHDGSMKTLEEVMDHYNKGGTPNPALDKDMKPLNLTAQEIADVIAFMKALTGEVKTTAELIPAKLPPGPDGASPDPHKALTPPAK; from the coding sequence ATGACGATGACGAGAACGCACTGGTTGTTCGTCCCCGGTCTAGTCTTGCTGTCGGGGATGGCCTGGGTTCACCAATCCATGACGGTCGCCGCCGGGGGGGCTCCGCTCGCCGCTGCGGCGCAGGACGAGCCGAACAAGCCCGCGGACGAGGACCCCGCCAATCCCGCCGAGTTCCTCTGGCAGCGCCCCGACCCGAGCCTGATCCAGGACGAACCCCTGGCGGTGGTCGTTCCCACGGGGCTCCCTCCGTTGGCTCCCAAGACGGTCGTGCCGCTCTCCAATCCGATCACGAAGGGGAAGTACGAGCTGGGGCGGCTGCTTTACTTCGATCCTCGCATTTCGCTCGACGGCACCGTGAGCTGCGCCACCTGCCACAACCCGGACAAGGGGTGGAGCGACGGCGGGCGGACCTCCACGGGCATCGACGGTCAGCGCGGCAATCGCAACGCCCCGACCGTCTTCAACACGGCGTTCGGCAAGAACATGTTCTGGGACGGCCGCTCGCCCAGCCTTGAGGGCCAGGCGCAGGGCCCGATGGTCAACCCCGTCGAGATGGGCGAGCAGAAGCACGAAGACGTCGTCAAGCGGCTTCGGAAGATCCCCGCGTATCGCGAGGCCTTCAAGAAGGTCTTCGGCACCGATGTGACGCTCGACGGCGTGGCGAAGGCCATCGCCACCTTTGAGCGCGTCGCCGCCCTCTCGGGGAACTCGAAATTCGATCGGTACGTCACCGGCGACGTCAGCGCCCTGAACGAGAGCGAGAAGCGCGGGATGGTCCTCTTCGGCCTCCGCCTCGACCAGGACGACGAATACAAGCCCACCGTCGAGCTTCAGAAGGCCAAGTGCACGCTCTGCCACGCCGGCGCCAACTTCACGGACGAGGAGTACCATAACCTCGGAGTCGGCTGGGACGACGCCAAGAAGAAGCATGGCGACCCCGGACGCTGGGCCCCCGAACCCATCGGCCAGAAGGCCGACCTGAGCCTGGGAGCGTTCAAGACGCCGACCGTCCGCAACGTGGCCCTCAGCGGACCCTACATGCACGATGGCAGCATGAAGACGCTCGAAGAGGTGATGGACCACTACAACAAGGGGGGCACTCCCAACCCGGCGCTCGACAAGGACATGAAGCCCCTGAATCTGACGGCCCAGGAGATCGCCGACGTCATCGCCTTCATGAAGGCCCTGACCGGCGAGGTCAAGACCACGGCCGAGTTGATTCCTGCCAAGCTCCCTCCTGGCCCTGACGGCGCCTCGCCCGATCCTCACAAGGCGCTCACGCCGCCCGCCAAGTGA
- a CDS encoding YfhO family protein codes for MNRESVWSKALPVVCLAALLLACFHRVLFDDQQFAYRDAAHFYYPLYERVQREWNAGRWPLWEPEENAGMPLMGNPTAAVLYPGKVVYAIFPYAWAARLYIVAHVALAFGAMFALMRSLGASWTASGLSSLAYTFGGPILFQYCNIIYLVGAAWLPLGFLAVDRYVRRGSRRSLVLLAVVLTMQTLGGDPQASYLLGLCSVAYSAGAAWTHGRGFRGAEESDRPSRGKRRAAWLVALAILWTVVTLVMARFAPSLRPHYNPPSPTPALLWMSWVPTLVLALWAVVAIAYFSRKKPTSERKTLWRLVCGLGCAAILAGAMTAAQLLPVAEFTQQTVRAAQEGPHEIYPFSVEPYRLVELFWPNVFGTYFSGNASWLDRLQLGKDRGKVWVPTHYIGGAAVILAIAAFSFRRGDPARVWFSWIVAVTVVGSFGAYTSPIWATRFVADKLSPGTPPIGDLDPANGTPLRKDGFLRDGDGGAYWAMTTFLPGFRQFRFPAKLMTFSVLGIAVLGGLGWDDLTRGRSRRVVRLALGLLGVSTLLAIVVLVGRGPILQWLEKGPQSSAFGPFEPQTAYRETLTALVQAALAAAALIAIVRTFTRRPALAGAAVLVLATIDLTLANRRMIATVPQSLFETPPEVLAHIEKAEKEKPADGPFRIHRSPIWNPPGWLTHSSTDRVRDFMIWERGTIQPKYGINYGVEYTHTIGVAELYDYEWYFGGFPFSTSPEFARSLGIKPGEKVVYFPRRSFDMWNTRYFILPSFTSDWMDEDRGFAAFVFDSEIIVPQKEGPDTPESTAKAREWVETKDYQIRRNRRWFPRAWIVHGAVELPKITGLTREARTAPMMDIMYDDQDPIWRDPTRVSRNPHEVAWIEEADAITLAPFTRRTPVRPSEKVQVAYPESTRVELTATLETPGIVVLADVYYPGWKLTIDGQPASVYRVNRMMRGAALAAGTHKLVYTYEPMSFRIGLAVTVVGLVATLGLASLAIRRPRTPLPWTQGGPTEGE; via the coding sequence ATGAATCGCGAGTCCGTCTGGTCGAAAGCCCTTCCGGTCGTCTGTCTGGCAGCCCTTCTGCTGGCCTGTTTCCATCGGGTCCTCTTCGACGACCAACAGTTCGCGTATCGTGACGCGGCGCATTTTTATTACCCGCTCTACGAGCGCGTGCAGCGCGAGTGGAACGCCGGGCGATGGCCGCTGTGGGAGCCCGAAGAGAACGCCGGGATGCCGCTGATGGGCAATCCGACGGCCGCCGTGCTCTATCCGGGTAAGGTCGTCTACGCGATTTTCCCCTACGCCTGGGCCGCGCGGTTGTACATCGTCGCGCACGTAGCCCTGGCGTTCGGGGCGATGTTCGCTCTGATGCGATCGCTAGGGGCGAGTTGGACGGCGAGCGGCCTGAGTTCGCTGGCTTACACGTTCGGCGGGCCGATTCTCTTCCAGTACTGCAACATCATCTACCTCGTGGGGGCCGCCTGGCTGCCGTTGGGGTTCCTGGCGGTCGACCGGTACGTGCGGCGCGGATCGAGGAGATCGCTCGTGCTGCTGGCCGTTGTGCTGACGATGCAGACGCTCGGCGGCGATCCGCAGGCCTCGTATCTCCTGGGCCTCTGCTCGGTCGCCTACTCGGCCGGGGCGGCCTGGACCCACGGACGCGGGTTTCGAGGAGCAGAGGAATCTGATCGGCCCAGCCGAGGGAAGCGTCGAGCGGCCTGGCTCGTCGCGCTGGCGATCCTGTGGACCGTCGTGACGCTGGTGATGGCTCGATTCGCCCCGTCGCTCCGGCCACACTACAACCCACCCTCTCCGACGCCCGCGCTTCTCTGGATGAGCTGGGTGCCGACACTCGTGCTGGCTCTGTGGGCCGTCGTGGCCATCGCCTACTTCTCGAGGAAGAAGCCCACGAGCGAGCGGAAGACCCTCTGGCGGCTTGTGTGCGGTCTCGGCTGCGCGGCGATCCTTGCCGGCGCCATGACGGCCGCACAACTCTTGCCGGTCGCCGAGTTCACCCAGCAAACGGTTCGTGCAGCCCAGGAAGGCCCGCACGAAATCTATCCATTCAGCGTCGAGCCCTACCGCCTGGTGGAGCTGTTCTGGCCCAACGTCTTCGGCACCTATTTCAGCGGCAACGCAAGCTGGCTCGATCGTCTTCAACTGGGCAAGGATCGAGGCAAGGTGTGGGTGCCCACCCACTACATCGGCGGAGCCGCGGTGATTCTGGCGATCGCCGCCTTCTCGTTCCGACGCGGAGATCCCGCGCGGGTTTGGTTCTCCTGGATCGTCGCCGTCACAGTGGTGGGGAGCTTCGGCGCCTATACGAGCCCGATCTGGGCGACCCGCTTCGTCGCCGACAAGCTGAGCCCGGGAACGCCGCCCATCGGCGACCTCGATCCGGCGAACGGCACACCGTTGCGGAAAGACGGATTCCTCCGCGACGGCGACGGCGGCGCCTACTGGGCGATGACCACGTTCCTGCCGGGATTCCGCCAGTTTCGGTTCCCCGCCAAGTTGATGACGTTCTCCGTCCTTGGCATTGCGGTCCTGGGAGGACTGGGATGGGACGACCTGACGCGAGGCCGATCGCGTCGCGTCGTCAGGCTGGCGCTCGGCCTCCTGGGCGTGTCGACGCTGTTGGCGATCGTTGTGCTTGTGGGGAGAGGGCCGATCTTGCAGTGGCTGGAAAAAGGGCCGCAGTCCAGCGCCTTCGGCCCGTTCGAGCCACAGACGGCCTACCGTGAGACGCTGACGGCGCTCGTTCAAGCGGCGCTCGCGGCGGCGGCCTTGATCGCGATCGTCCGAACGTTCACCCGAAGGCCCGCCCTGGCTGGCGCCGCCGTGCTCGTCCTGGCGACGATCGACCTAACGCTGGCGAATCGCCGCATGATCGCCACGGTCCCGCAGTCACTCTTCGAAACGCCCCCGGAGGTTCTGGCCCACATCGAGAAGGCCGAGAAGGAGAAGCCGGCCGACGGGCCCTTCCGCATCCACCGCTCGCCGATCTGGAACCCGCCTGGCTGGCTTACGCACTCCTCGACGGATCGCGTTCGGGACTTCATGATCTGGGAGCGCGGCACGATCCAGCCCAAGTACGGCATCAACTACGGCGTGGAATACACGCATACGATCGGGGTCGCGGAGCTTTACGACTACGAATGGTACTTCGGCGGATTTCCCTTCTCCACGAGCCCGGAGTTCGCTCGAAGTCTGGGGATCAAGCCGGGCGAGAAGGTCGTCTACTTCCCGCGCCGGTCGTTCGACATGTGGAACACCCGATACTTCATCCTCCCTTCGTTCACGAGCGACTGGATGGACGAGGATCGCGGCTTCGCGGCCTTCGTTTTCGACTCTGAGATCATCGTCCCGCAGAAGGAGGGGCCGGACACCCCGGAGTCGACCGCCAAGGCCCGGGAGTGGGTGGAGACGAAGGATTACCAGATCCGTCGGAATCGCCGATGGTTTCCGCGGGCGTGGATCGTCCATGGCGCGGTCGAACTGCCCAAGATCACGGGGCTCACGCGGGAGGCCCGAACCGCTCCGATGATGGACATCATGTACGACGACCAGGATCCGATCTGGCGAGATCCCACGCGCGTCTCGCGCAACCCGCACGAGGTCGCCTGGATCGAAGAAGCGGACGCGATCACGCTCGCCCCGTTCACCCGTCGCACGCCCGTCAGGCCCTCGGAAAAGGTTCAGGTCGCTTATCCCGAGTCGACTCGCGTCGAACTGACGGCGACTTTGGAGACGCCGGGGATCGTCGTTCTGGCCGACGTCTACTATCCGGGCTGGAAACTCACCATCGACGGCCAGCCGGCTTCAGTCTATCGCGTGAACCGCATGATGCGCGGGGCGGCGCTTGCGGCGGGGACTCACAAGCTCGTTTATACGTATGAACCGATGTCGTTCCGGATCGGTCTGGCGGTCACGGTCGTCGGACTGGTCGCGACGCTCGGTCTGGCCTCGCTGGCGATCCGGCGGCCTCGCACACCGCTCCCCTGGACTCAGGGGGGGCCGACAGAGGGAGAGTGA